One genomic segment of Chitinophaga parva includes these proteins:
- a CDS encoding SusC/RagA family TonB-linked outer membrane protein — MVAPNKYTLYQGPVRRLLQRAVLLGCFSAGLGTAYAQQPATTVVGKVVDNNGNTVDGAVISTARGEHSAMSNGAGIFNIKVGAGTPLRVMAMGFESRLVNATKPGDTLVVQLSTASTGLNEVVVTALGVKREKRNLTFSSQEVKGEELLKAKEPNVINALAGKVSGVQITSSSGTPGASSRIVIRGNMSVTGDNQALFVVDGVPIDNSETSTVSGGAAGAGSSRVVDIDPNTIESINVLKGAAATALYGSSGAKGVVMITTKAGSLEKRPTVTVSSDYSIDKGLFPERQTSWAQGSQGKFLNGEAADQKTSTSWGPRMDTLTINGKPAPRYNPYDFFRTGHTNNNAVSVGGGTGSSSYFFSYSYLDQTGIVPKNELKRNSLFAKFSNKIGSKINTTLQVAYSNTNQNRLPEGQSNGPLFVVLVQPVSWNPYPYLNPDGSQRLYRNSRNAPLWAVENENNNSVVNRFIPVFTANYMATPWLTVTERAGADMYTEQDKYLEAPSAAISLPGKIIDQVNVYRQFNHDLIVDGHKQFGKLDVDLLLGNNVLTNYTQYHNITGVGVNVKDFENVSATGTITATEAHYQTRKVGFYAQANLDYDKFLVLSLTGRYDGSSVLASDKAFYPYGSAAAGFIFSKFFSQEVSRVMNFGKVRFSYASVGNDGVGAYSLLTPYTLAYRNGYAYPYQGQGGFLISSTLGNEHLQNERMNEAEAGLEMKFFNGRIGFEGSYFDRKSKNGLIPGVSISNATGYSGTTVNSARIENKGIELLLDVNPVRTKDFSWDFTFNFSHIRNKVLELYGDTKQLGRVIVGQPYNIFYGARYSRNAKGQLLIDDNGMPVVDPDQGIVGNANPDWLAGLNNNFRYKQLSLGFFFDYKKGGDVQNDVESLGMFYGTAKVTENRDPLVVKGVNATTGEVNKVAVNAQAYYQSRQYESSIQDGTYLKLRTVTLSYDLKTKVLPHTFFKSAVVSVTGRNLWIYSPHFTGADPEASSYGAANGNVGIYSFGTPTTRSVNFSVKLGF; from the coding sequence ATGGTCGCACCAAACAAGTACACCCTTTACCAGGGGCCTGTGCGCAGGCTGCTGCAGCGTGCCGTATTGCTCGGCTGCTTTTCAGCAGGACTGGGAACAGCCTATGCGCAACAACCTGCCACTACGGTGGTGGGTAAGGTCGTTGATAACAACGGCAACACCGTGGATGGCGCAGTGATCAGCACGGCCCGTGGAGAACATTCCGCCATGAGTAATGGCGCAGGCATCTTCAATATTAAAGTGGGTGCAGGTACACCCCTGCGGGTAATGGCTATGGGTTTTGAATCCCGGCTGGTAAATGCTACAAAGCCTGGAGATACGCTGGTAGTGCAGCTTTCCACGGCATCCACCGGTTTGAATGAAGTGGTGGTAACGGCCCTGGGCGTTAAACGTGAGAAACGCAATCTTACCTTCAGCTCACAGGAAGTGAAAGGGGAGGAGCTGTTGAAAGCGAAGGAACCGAATGTGATCAATGCATTGGCCGGTAAAGTATCCGGTGTGCAGATCACCAGTTCTTCCGGAACGCCGGGTGCATCTTCCCGCATCGTGATACGCGGCAACATGTCGGTGACAGGCGATAACCAGGCGCTTTTCGTAGTGGATGGTGTACCTATCGATAACTCTGAGACCAGCACCGTAAGTGGTGGTGCCGCCGGTGCCGGTAGCAGCCGCGTAGTGGACATCGACCCTAACACCATTGAAAGCATCAACGTACTGAAAGGTGCCGCTGCCACGGCCTTGTATGGATCTTCCGGCGCCAAAGGCGTGGTGATGATCACCACGAAGGCCGGCAGTCTTGAAAAGCGTCCCACGGTCACGGTCTCATCTGATTATTCTATTGATAAAGGATTGTTCCCTGAGCGCCAGACCAGCTGGGCACAGGGCAGCCAGGGCAAGTTCCTGAACGGGGAAGCGGCAGACCAGAAGACCAGTACTTCCTGGGGCCCGCGCATGGACACGCTTACCATTAACGGGAAGCCTGCCCCGCGCTATAACCCGTACGACTTTTTCCGTACCGGCCATACCAATAACAACGCGGTGAGCGTAGGCGGAGGCACGGGCAGCTCCAGTTATTTCTTTTCCTACTCTTACCTGGATCAAACCGGCATTGTACCAAAGAATGAACTGAAGCGCAACTCCCTGTTCGCAAAGTTCAGCAACAAAATAGGCAGTAAGATCAATACCACTTTGCAGGTGGCTTATAGCAATACTAACCAGAACCGCCTGCCGGAAGGTCAGAGCAATGGCCCCCTGTTCGTAGTGCTGGTGCAGCCGGTGTCCTGGAACCCTTATCCTTACCTGAACCCCGATGGCAGCCAGCGCCTGTACCGCAACTCGCGCAACGCGCCGCTGTGGGCTGTAGAGAATGAGAATAATAATTCCGTGGTGAACCGCTTTATCCCGGTGTTCACCGCAAATTATATGGCAACGCCCTGGCTCACGGTAACGGAAAGAGCGGGCGCGGATATGTACACCGAGCAGGATAAATACCTGGAAGCACCCAGTGCTGCCATCAGCCTGCCGGGTAAGATCATAGACCAGGTAAACGTTTACCGCCAGTTTAACCATGACCTGATCGTGGATGGCCACAAACAATTTGGTAAGCTGGATGTGGACCTGCTGCTGGGTAACAACGTACTGACCAACTACACGCAGTACCACAACATCACCGGCGTGGGCGTGAATGTGAAGGATTTTGAGAACGTTTCTGCCACCGGCACCATCACCGCTACGGAAGCGCATTACCAGACCCGTAAGGTGGGCTTCTATGCGCAGGCAAACCTTGACTATGATAAGTTCCTGGTACTGTCGCTCACGGGCCGTTATGACGGCAGCTCCGTGCTGGCCTCGGATAAGGCCTTCTATCCTTACGGCTCTGCCGCCGCGGGCTTTATCTTCTCCAAATTCTTCTCACAGGAAGTAAGCCGGGTGATGAACTTTGGCAAGGTGCGTTTCTCTTACGCATCTGTGGGTAACGATGGTGTGGGCGCCTACTCCCTGCTCACACCTTATACACTGGCTTACCGCAACGGTTATGCTTACCCCTACCAGGGCCAGGGCGGCTTCCTTATCAGCAGCACCCTGGGCAATGAGCACCTGCAAAACGAACGCATGAACGAAGCAGAAGCGGGCCTGGAAATGAAATTTTTCAACGGCCGCATTGGCTTCGAGGGATCTTACTTTGACCGTAAATCAAAGAATGGTCTCATACCCGGTGTTTCCATCTCCAATGCCACCGGCTACAGCGGCACTACCGTGAACAGTGCGCGTATTGAGAACAAAGGCATAGAGCTGCTGCTGGATGTGAACCCAGTGCGTACAAAAGATTTCTCCTGGGATTTTACGTTTAATTTTTCCCACATCCGCAACAAAGTGCTGGAGCTGTATGGCGATACCAAGCAACTGGGCCGCGTGATCGTAGGGCAGCCTTATAACATCTTCTACGGCGCCCGCTACTCCCGCAATGCGAAAGGCCAGCTGCTGATAGATGATAACGGTATGCCGGTAGTAGACCCTGACCAGGGTATTGTGGGCAACGCTAACCCTGACTGGCTGGCGGGCCTGAACAACAACTTCCGTTACAAGCAACTGAGCCTGGGTTTCTTCTTTGACTACAAAAAAGGCGGCGATGTACAGAACGATGTAGAGTCGCTGGGCATGTTCTATGGCACGGCCAAAGTAACGGAGAACCGTGATCCCCTGGTAGTGAAAGGCGTGAATGCCACCACCGGCGAAGTGAACAAGGTTGCCGTGAATGCACAGGCCTACTACCAGAGCCGCCAGTATGAATCGTCCATCCAGGATGGCACCTACCTGAAACTGCGTACGGTAACGCTCTCCTACGACCTGAAGACCAAAGTGCTGCCGCATACCTTCTTCAAATCTGCCGTGGTATCTGTAACCGGCCGTAACCTGTGGATCTACAGCCCACACTTTACCGGGGCTGATCCGGAGGCATCTTCTTATGGCGCTGCCAATGGGAACGTGGGCATATACTCCTTCGGCACGCCCACTACCCGTTCCGTTAATTTCTCTGTGAAACTTGGCTTCTAA
- a CDS encoding SusD/RagB family nutrient-binding outer membrane lipoprotein, whose protein sequence is MKRYMFTFLATALLCGGCKKFLDVNKDPNNPIDVNEALILAPVEQSISDNLYGGMGGNGAWAIQEYVQTIAPNQLNPGVWNYQLYNVDMDGDFYYTYVVCLNNLKKLTDKAATDGNTNYSGIAKILTAYTLGLATDQWGDIPYSKGLAGISNLTPAYDAQEDIYKTMQSLLDEGIADIGKGYAQKPAGDDYFYGGDMGKWTRLAYTLKARYYLHLVKAPGYNAATQADAALAVLDKGMSSDDDDMKFPYAGAAGSENCWYLNFGAVSTFVLNSTLVDSLKARNDPRLPFMAKKAVSTGLYTGRKIGTPLGDLNAYSYPSDFYAGVGANNYIVPYIESIFLKAEATFRKSGAAAAQPVYQQAITQHMLKLGVSQANINAYLGTRGTLTAANGLQRIMEEKAVGNFLSPETWTDWRRTGFPALTKVDGALSEIPRRLLYPESEIINNKQPQQTAKLTDRLWWDGQ, encoded by the coding sequence ATGAAAAGATATATGTTCACATTCCTGGCTACTGCACTGCTTTGTGGCGGTTGCAAAAAGTTCCTGGATGTTAATAAGGATCCGAACAACCCGATCGATGTGAACGAGGCGCTCATCCTGGCACCGGTAGAGCAATCGATCTCTGATAACCTGTACGGTGGCATGGGAGGCAACGGCGCCTGGGCTATCCAGGAATACGTGCAAACCATTGCGCCTAACCAGCTGAACCCCGGTGTATGGAACTACCAGTTGTACAACGTGGATATGGATGGCGACTTTTACTACACCTACGTCGTGTGCCTGAATAACCTGAAGAAGCTGACGGACAAAGCCGCCACGGATGGCAATACCAATTATTCCGGCATTGCCAAGATCCTCACCGCTTACACCCTGGGCCTGGCCACCGACCAGTGGGGCGATATTCCCTACTCCAAAGGCCTGGCCGGCATCAGCAACCTGACACCGGCTTACGATGCGCAGGAAGATATTTACAAGACCATGCAATCCCTGCTGGATGAGGGTATTGCGGATATTGGCAAAGGCTACGCACAAAAACCTGCCGGCGATGATTATTTTTATGGAGGTGATATGGGTAAGTGGACCCGCCTGGCTTACACGCTGAAAGCCCGTTACTACCTGCACCTGGTAAAAGCACCTGGCTACAATGCCGCCACCCAGGCAGATGCCGCGCTGGCCGTGCTGGATAAAGGCATGAGCAGCGATGATGATGACATGAAGTTTCCCTACGCGGGGGCGGCTGGTTCTGAGAACTGCTGGTACCTCAACTTTGGTGCGGTAAGCACGTTTGTGCTCAACTCCACCCTCGTGGATTCCCTGAAAGCCAGGAACGACCCCCGCTTGCCGTTCATGGCCAAGAAGGCCGTTTCCACCGGGCTTTATACCGGCCGCAAAATTGGCACCCCGCTTGGCGACCTGAATGCGTATTCTTATCCGTCTGATTTCTACGCAGGCGTAGGTGCCAATAACTACATCGTACCGTATATTGAATCCATTTTCCTGAAGGCAGAAGCTACTTTCCGCAAGAGTGGCGCGGCCGCGGCTCAGCCGGTGTATCAGCAGGCCATTACACAGCACATGCTGAAGCTGGGAGTGTCACAGGCTAATATTAATGCTTACCTGGGCACGCGTGGTACGCTTACCGCTGCCAATGGACTGCAACGCATCATGGAAGAAAAAGCGGTGGGTAATTTCCTGAGCCCTGAAACCTGGACAGACTGGCGCCGCACCGGCTTCCCGGCACTGACCAAGGTGGATGGTGCTTTGTCTGAAATACCCCGCCGCCTGTTGTATCCCGAATCTGAGATCATCAACAATAAACAGCCGCAGCAAACGGCGAAGCTGACGGACCGGCTGTGGTGGGATGGGCAATAA
- a CDS encoding DUF6055 domain-containing protein: MKKILLSCILLLTGMAAQAAKTVFIPTEFSTDPYLSTWSYARSYQSANFVVFWGNVVGTNPATYADPNLAFNPQAICDTLEKIYTRYIADIKFCSDAPTKNLGKYKIIIIMNDTWGTGGPSGWAFGGAYDNTIGAMWVHPNATRDGGVISHELTHSLQGMISIQENTTGGGFNTDATGFFWECHANYMRTQMYPRFASDDLPRWLGTSAFHWSSTRHHYDTFKLLFLIQQQDSIGMINNLWKLSTAGEHPLETYRRLKGWNQSQLNDFVYTYAAHEVTEDYTVNNVGAIIRAERDRLKAQEPHYLWRQYTLLSRIDSATGHYAVPDYSAPQDYGYNVIPLYPTCSSKTVTIKFRGHTEVNSYAGWRYGFVTEKADGTISRYSPTYSASTGEVSFTMNSTESRIYFVVAGAPTTHTSYPWEPGYPKVRRFPYEVRIANALPEGFQSTYRSEYRVNGHAHSNGGGWVANTATVAATAYVGPKALVLGTSNISGTARIDGNAWVENATVQNTVVIKDNANVWGGTYSGSETIAENAILNLCTITGNGNYKGNCMEWGVTFGNNLTVGGDAEIVSCSTVGTYLQVPHPNNGRTDCDGKGASDASNTDINSSYSNFTASQMAWITTPTCTTSLFAEDVVTEKAVEGLQVYPNPASGTFTIALKGLDENAPGGITIRIYDMSGKGIYRQPWKGGASKSFSISNLKLKPGIYLINGSDNKHAYTQKLVVTQ; this comes from the coding sequence ATGAAAAAAATACTACTAAGCTGCATCCTGCTGCTTACCGGTATGGCGGCACAGGCGGCCAAGACCGTCTTTATCCCCACGGAGTTCAGCACAGACCCGTACCTGTCCACCTGGTCGTATGCCCGCTCTTACCAGTCGGCCAATTTCGTAGTATTCTGGGGCAACGTGGTAGGCACTAATCCCGCCACGTATGCAGACCCTAACCTGGCCTTCAATCCCCAGGCCATTTGCGACACCCTGGAAAAGATCTATACCAGGTACATTGCAGACATCAAATTCTGCTCCGATGCCCCCACCAAGAACCTGGGCAAGTACAAGATCATCATTATCATGAACGACACCTGGGGCACGGGAGGGCCCTCTGGCTGGGCCTTTGGCGGCGCGTACGATAATACCATCGGCGCCATGTGGGTGCACCCTAACGCTACCCGCGATGGCGGCGTGATCAGCCATGAGCTTACCCACAGCCTGCAAGGCATGATCAGCATACAGGAAAATACCACGGGCGGCGGCTTCAACACCGACGCTACAGGCTTCTTCTGGGAATGCCACGCCAACTACATGCGCACACAGATGTACCCCCGCTTTGCCAGTGACGACCTGCCCCGCTGGCTGGGCACCAGCGCCTTTCACTGGAGCAGCACCCGTCATCACTACGACACGTTTAAGTTGCTGTTCTTAATACAGCAGCAGGACAGCATCGGGATGATCAATAATCTCTGGAAACTTTCTACCGCGGGTGAGCATCCCCTGGAAACCTACCGGCGCCTCAAAGGCTGGAACCAAAGCCAGCTCAATGATTTTGTGTACACCTACGCCGCGCACGAGGTTACGGAAGATTATACGGTCAATAACGTTGGCGCCATCATCCGCGCGGAGCGCGACCGCCTGAAGGCGCAGGAGCCGCATTATCTCTGGCGCCAGTATACATTACTGAGCCGCATTGATTCTGCCACAGGCCACTACGCGGTGCCCGATTATTCCGCACCCCAGGATTATGGTTACAACGTGATCCCTCTCTACCCCACCTGCAGCAGCAAAACGGTGACCATCAAGTTCCGGGGCCACACGGAGGTGAATAGCTATGCCGGCTGGCGCTATGGCTTTGTTACAGAGAAAGCCGATGGCACCATCAGCCGCTACAGCCCCACTTACTCCGCCAGCACGGGTGAAGTAAGCTTTACGATGAACAGTACGGAAAGCAGGATCTACTTCGTGGTGGCCGGTGCGCCCACCACACACACCAGCTATCCCTGGGAGCCGGGTTATCCCAAGGTGCGCCGCTTCCCGTATGAAGTGCGTATTGCCAATGCCCTCCCGGAAGGCTTTCAATCCACCTACCGCAGTGAGTACCGGGTAAACGGGCACGCGCATTCCAACGGTGGTGGATGGGTGGCCAATACCGCCACCGTGGCCGCTACCGCCTATGTAGGCCCTAAAGCCCTGGTGCTGGGCACTTCCAACATATCCGGCACGGCCCGCATTGATGGCAATGCCTGGGTAGAAAATGCCACCGTACAAAACACCGTGGTGATAAAGGACAATGCCAATGTGTGGGGCGGCACTTACAGCGGCAGTGAAACGATCGCTGAAAATGCCATCCTTAATCTTTGCACCATCACCGGCAATGGCAATTACAAAGGCAACTGCATGGAATGGGGCGTTACTTTTGGCAATAACCTCACCGTGGGCGGCGATGCGGAAATAGTAAGCTGCAGCACCGTGGGCACTTATCTCCAGGTGCCCCACCCCAACAATGGCCGCACCGACTGTGATGGTAAAGGCGCTTCCGATGCCTCTAACACGGACATCAATAGCAGTTACTCCAACTTCACTGCTTCCCAGATGGCCTGGATCACCACCCCCACGTGTACCACTTCACTCTTCGCGGAAGATGTAGTGACAGAAAAGGCCGTTGAAGGCCTGCAGGTCTATCCCAACCCCGCCAGCGGCACCTTTACCATTGCCCTCAAGGGCCTGGATGAAAACGCCCCCGGCGGCATTACCATCCGTATCTACGACATGAGCGGGAAAGGCATTTACCGCCAGCCGTGGAAAGGCGGCGCCAGCAAGAGCTTCAGCATCAGCAACCTTAAACTGAAGCCTGGTATTTACCTCATTAACGGCAGCGATAACAAGCACGCCTATACGCAAAAACTGGTAGTAACCCAGTAA
- the xseA gene encoding exodeoxyribonuclease VII large subunit: MPYFCGVANNNFIRLSALAQAVESVIRGAFGAASFWVIADVTSHTFKAASNYHYFELVEKEDGSHHVVTKFAARAWGAGSRAIETFEAATGQRFTNNIHVLVNVSVEYHPQFGLQLQVNDIEASYTLGLLEKQRQQTLARLLAENEDIRKVGDTYHTPNKSRPLPPVLQKLAVISSKASAGLNDFKHTLDNNPWGYRFALDEYYTEVQGEANALALRNTLIHIYRSGIAYDAIAIIRGGGAQTDFLLFDNYLVGQAIARFPIPIITGIGHQHNTSIADLMAHTQTKTPTEAAAFMIAHNRAFETQLLSLQQNILIKTQQLFAAQQQSLFTLQHKLLRDSKNFLHQQQSALQQYRDLTVTNIRELLFHRRSAILGMGARLAARPALVLAQRSLALNSIRNNLSYWSTGYLRHRKSELAHFESVVQLVSPEAILRRGFAMLQYNGRVVATADQLQPGDTIQVVLASARLDATIMNKTTVTKKEA; this comes from the coding sequence ATGCCGTACTTTTGTGGGGTGGCCAACAACAATTTTATCCGACTCTCTGCACTGGCGCAGGCCGTGGAATCTGTGATACGGGGCGCTTTTGGTGCCGCCTCCTTCTGGGTGATCGCAGATGTGACCAGCCATACTTTTAAGGCCGCTTCCAACTATCATTATTTTGAGCTGGTAGAAAAAGAAGACGGTTCCCACCACGTTGTTACCAAGTTTGCCGCCCGGGCCTGGGGCGCCGGCAGCCGCGCCATTGAAACGTTTGAGGCGGCCACAGGGCAGCGGTTTACCAACAATATCCACGTGCTGGTAAATGTGTCTGTAGAATACCATCCGCAATTTGGCCTGCAGCTGCAGGTCAATGACATTGAAGCCTCCTACACCCTGGGCCTCCTTGAAAAGCAGCGCCAGCAAACCCTGGCCAGGCTGCTGGCAGAAAATGAAGACATCCGTAAAGTGGGCGACACCTACCACACGCCCAACAAAAGCCGGCCCCTGCCGCCCGTGCTGCAAAAGCTGGCGGTGATCTCTTCCAAGGCATCTGCCGGTCTTAATGATTTTAAACATACACTGGACAATAATCCCTGGGGCTACCGCTTTGCCCTGGATGAATATTACACGGAGGTACAGGGTGAGGCCAACGCACTTGCCCTGCGCAATACGCTGATCCACATTTACCGGTCCGGCATTGCTTACGATGCCATTGCCATCATTCGTGGCGGGGGCGCACAAACAGATTTCCTGTTGTTTGACAACTACCTGGTAGGACAGGCCATTGCCCGCTTTCCCATCCCCATCATCACGGGCATCGGGCACCAGCACAATACCAGCATTGCAGACCTGATGGCCCACACGCAAACCAAAACACCCACGGAAGCCGCCGCTTTTATGATCGCGCACAACCGCGCCTTTGAAACGCAGCTACTTTCCCTGCAACAAAATATCCTCATCAAAACGCAACAACTGTTTGCCGCACAGCAGCAGTCGCTTTTTACCCTGCAGCACAAGCTGCTGCGTGATAGCAAGAACTTCCTGCACCAGCAGCAAAGTGCCCTGCAGCAATACCGCGACCTAACGGTAACGAATATACGTGAATTGCTCTTCCACCGCCGGTCCGCCATCCTGGGCATGGGCGCCCGCCTGGCGGCCCGGCCGGCCCTGGTGCTGGCCCAACGGTCACTGGCATTAAATAGTATCCGCAATAATTTATCCTACTGGAGTACGGGCTACCTCCGGCACCGCAAGTCGGAACTGGCGCATTTTGAATCCGTAGTACAACTGGTATCGCCGGAAGCCATCCTGCGCAGGGGCTTTGCCATGCTGCAATATAACGGCCGCGTAGTAGCGACTGCGGATCAGCTGCAACCGGGAGACACCATCCAGGTAGTACTGGCCAGCGCCCGCCTGGATGCTACTATCATGAACAAAACAACCGTAACAAAAAAAGAAGCGTAA
- the xseB gene encoding exodeoxyribonuclease VII small subunit, translating to MEPSLTYEAAYAELQAIAAEIEDETVSVDVLAEKVKRASELIAFCQGKLRATEVEVNKIISQMGARD from the coding sequence ATGGAACCATCCTTAACATACGAAGCCGCCTACGCAGAACTGCAAGCCATCGCCGCAGAAATTGAAGACGAAACCGTGTCAGTAGACGTACTGGCGGAGAAAGTAAAACGTGCGTCGGAACTGATCGCCTTCTGCCAGGGAAAGCTGCGCGCCACAGAGGTGGAAGTGAATAAGATCATCTCGCAGATGGGTGCGCGGGATTAA
- a CDS encoding pirin family protein, producing MHMRKNIASSNSGIQASVGKFLVNRLIPNHYVDGVGPFVFLDRLYPYTQKPGTAKKPNGDFAHPHRGIATFSYVFSGELEHYDSRGHHDVVAAGGAQWMKAGNGIVHDEQVSAHLQETGGTLHSLQFWINLPAANKKETPAYRGLQPDEVPEVDLPGLAGSLRVLIGEYEGKSSPIEMYSGQFNYHVKLQPGASTTIAIKAGWESAAFVPTREVLINGEAFNNSELISFNDEGTEITLENRGTEVADILLFGGERYEEPIFAEGPFVMNSRQEIAQAYADFFNQKYGEIVY from the coding sequence ATGCACATGAGAAAAAATATTGCCAGCAGCAACAGCGGTATCCAGGCCAGTGTAGGTAAATTCCTGGTAAACCGCCTTATTCCCAACCACTATGTGGACGGTGTAGGCCCGTTCGTGTTCCTGGATCGCTTGTATCCTTATACGCAAAAGCCCGGCACGGCTAAAAAGCCTAACGGCGACTTTGCCCACCCCCACCGTGGCATTGCTACTTTCAGCTATGTTTTCAGCGGGGAACTGGAACACTACGACAGCCGCGGCCATCACGACGTTGTAGCTGCAGGCGGCGCCCAGTGGATGAAAGCCGGTAACGGGATTGTGCACGATGAACAGGTGAGCGCCCACCTGCAGGAAACCGGCGGCACTCTGCACAGCCTCCAGTTCTGGATCAACCTGCCCGCTGCTAATAAAAAAGAAACGCCCGCCTACCGCGGCCTGCAGCCGGATGAAGTACCGGAAGTGGACTTGCCGGGCCTTGCAGGCAGCCTGCGGGTGCTCATCGGCGAGTATGAAGGCAAATCCTCTCCTATCGAGATGTACAGCGGCCAGTTTAACTACCATGTAAAACTGCAACCCGGCGCCAGCACTACCATTGCCATCAAGGCCGGCTGGGAATCTGCCGCCTTTGTGCCCACCCGGGAAGTGCTGATCAATGGCGAAGCCTTCAACAACAGTGAGCTCATTTCCTTCAACGATGAAGGCACGGAGATCACCCTGGAAAACCGCGGCACGGAAGTGGCAGACATCCTGCTCTTCGGGGGTGAGCGCTACGAAGAGCCCATCTTTGCAGAAGGCCCGTTCGTGATGAACAGCCGCCAGGAAATTGCTCAGGCGTATGCGGATTTCTTTAACCAGAAATATGGGGAAATAGTGTACTAG
- a CDS encoding Crp/Fnr family transcriptional regulator → MYEALRQYINDYAQTTLDDATFGQVQQAFQFKKLRRRQYLLQEGEVCRYLAFVLKGALRMYSVDEKGNEHIVALAVENWWIEDRESFYMLTPSRFNIDAVEDAEVLLLTNAHLQLLMDSVPAIGKMQRTMDLRNAIATQRRLHATLTYTAEQRYQEFLQQCPTAFQRFPLRMIASYLGISPETLSRIRNKN, encoded by the coding sequence ATGTACGAAGCACTTCGCCAATATATCAATGACTACGCCCAAACCACGCTGGACGATGCCACATTTGGCCAGGTGCAGCAGGCCTTCCAGTTCAAGAAACTGCGGCGGCGCCAATACCTGCTGCAGGAAGGTGAAGTATGCCGCTACCTGGCATTTGTGCTCAAAGGCGCCCTGCGCATGTACAGCGTGGATGAAAAAGGCAACGAGCACATTGTAGCCCTGGCCGTGGAGAACTGGTGGATAGAAGACCGGGAAAGCTTTTACATGCTTACACCCTCCCGCTTTAATATTGATGCGGTGGAAGATGCAGAAGTGCTCCTGCTCACCAACGCCCACCTGCAATTGCTGATGGACAGCGTGCCCGCCATTGGAAAAATGCAGCGAACCATGGACCTGCGCAATGCCATTGCCACCCAGCGCCGCCTGCACGCCACCCTTACTTACACGGCAGAGCAGCGCTACCAGGAGTTCCTCCAGCAGTGCCCCACTGCTTTCCAGCGCTTCCCCCTCCGCATGATCGCCTCCTACCTGGGCATTTCTCCAGAAACCCTCAGCCGCATCCGCAACAAAAATTGA